One stretch of Pseudomonas sp. NC02 DNA includes these proteins:
- the ilvA gene encoding threonine ammonia-lyase, biosynthetic, producing the protein MSTRPASQPQDSGLLEHYVKKILAAPVYDLAVRTPLQVAPALSALLGNQILLKREDLQPTFSFKIRGAYNKLMQLSAEQKARGVITASAGNHAQGVALAARELGIKATIVMPCSTPELKVLGVRSRGGEAVLHGASFPFALAHALQLAEATGSTFVSPFDDPDVIAGQGTVGMEVLRQQQGPLDAIFVPVGGGGLIAGIAAYVKYLRPEVRIIGVEPEGSSCLLAALRAGSRVVLPSVDSFADGTAVAQIGAYGFEICRHHVDEVITVSNDELCSAIKLIYDDTRSITEPSGALAVAGIRKYVGKTGLQGQTWVAINSGANINFDSLRHVAERVAAQTG; encoded by the coding sequence ATGAGTACCCGCCCGGCGAGCCAGCCCCAAGATTCGGGATTGCTTGAGCACTACGTGAAGAAGATCCTGGCCGCCCCGGTCTACGACCTGGCGGTGCGTACGCCGTTGCAGGTGGCGCCGGCGCTGTCGGCATTGCTGGGCAATCAGATCCTGCTCAAGCGTGAGGACCTGCAACCGACCTTTTCCTTCAAGATTCGAGGCGCCTACAACAAACTGATGCAGCTCAGTGCCGAGCAAAAGGCGCGAGGCGTGATCACTGCTTCTGCGGGTAATCATGCCCAGGGCGTGGCATTGGCGGCGCGGGAGTTGGGGATCAAGGCGACGATTGTCATGCCGTGCAGCACCCCGGAGCTGAAAGTGTTGGGCGTACGCTCCCGAGGCGGCGAGGCGGTGTTGCATGGGGCCAGCTTTCCGTTCGCCTTGGCCCATGCGTTGCAATTGGCCGAGGCCACCGGCAGTACGTTTGTTTCGCCGTTCGACGACCCGGACGTGATTGCCGGGCAGGGCACAGTGGGGATGGAAGTGCTGCGTCAGCAGCAGGGCCCGCTGGACGCGATCTTCGTCCCGGTGGGCGGCGGCGGGTTGATCGCCGGTATCGCGGCCTACGTGAAATACCTGCGGCCCGAAGTGCGCATCATCGGCGTCGAGCCCGAAGGCTCCAGTTGCCTGCTGGCAGCCTTGCGCGCTGGGAGCCGGGTGGTGTTGCCGAGTGTCGACAGCTTTGCCGATGGCACGGCCGTGGCCCAGATCGGCGCCTATGGTTTTGAAATCTGCCGGCACCATGTGGATGAAGTGATCACCGTCAGCAATGACGAACTGTGCAGTGCCATCAAGCTGATCTACGACGATACGCGCTCGATCACTGAGCCTTCAGGTGCCCTGGCTGTCGCCGGTATCCGCAAGTATGTCGGGAAGACTGGCCTCCAGGGGCAAACATGGGTGGCGATCAACTCCGGGGCCAATATCAACTTCGATAGTTTGCGGCATGTTGCTGAACGAGTGGCTGCTCAGACAGGTTAA
- the map gene encoding type I methionyl aminopeptidase, producing MIKTAEQLAVMRESGRLLAQVFTMLDGFVAAGQSTLEIDSAVEAFIRNDLQSRPASLGQYDYPFCINTSINEVVCHGMPSAKAVLKDGDIVNIDITLEKGGFIADSSKMYMIGNVAPKARRLVEMTFEAMWAGIRQVKPGARLGDIGYAIQSHAQNNGYSVVREYCGHGIGREMHEDPQVLHFGRPGTGLELREGMVFTIEPMLNQGSAKVRSLKDGWTVVTRDNSLSAQWEHTVAVTRDGFEVLTLQPDV from the coding sequence ATGATCAAGACGGCGGAACAACTCGCGGTGATGCGCGAATCCGGTCGCCTGTTGGCCCAGGTGTTTACCATGCTCGACGGCTTTGTCGCCGCCGGCCAGTCGACCCTGGAGATCGACAGCGCCGTCGAAGCTTTCATCCGCAACGACCTGCAATCGCGGCCGGCGAGCCTGGGCCAGTACGACTACCCCTTCTGCATCAACACCTCGATCAACGAGGTGGTGTGCCATGGCATGCCGAGCGCCAAAGCCGTGCTCAAGGATGGCGACATCGTCAATATCGACATCACCCTGGAAAAAGGCGGTTTCATTGCCGACTCCAGCAAGATGTACATGATCGGCAACGTCGCGCCCAAGGCCCGGCGCCTGGTGGAAATGACGTTTGAGGCCATGTGGGCCGGGATCCGCCAGGTCAAACCCGGCGCGCGCCTGGGGGATATCGGCTACGCCATCCAGAGCCATGCCCAGAACAACGGCTACAGCGTGGTGCGTGAATATTGCGGGCACGGCATCGGCCGCGAGATGCACGAGGACCCGCAGGTCCTGCACTTCGGCCGCCCCGGTACCGGGCTCGAACTGCGTGAAGGCATGGTGTTTACCATTGAGCCGATGCTCAACCAGGGCAGCGCCAAGGTGCGCAGCTTGAAGGATGGCTGGACGGTGGTGACGCGGGACAACAGCTTGTCGGCGCAGTGGGAACATACCGTGGCGGTGACGCGGGATGGGTTTGAGGTGTTGACGTTGCAGCCGGACGTCTGA
- a CDS encoding DUF1652 domain-containing protein yields MLSDLELRGIIEGSFLPKRCEVTKAPDASLTVKVYHEIDHDRVDLVVTGICANKLDSSRAICNLITELREDLKHTHTHAPALKRAGARPFY; encoded by the coding sequence ATGCTTTCGGATCTGGAATTACGCGGCATTATTGAAGGAAGTTTTCTGCCTAAGCGCTGTGAAGTCACCAAGGCGCCAGACGCCTCGCTGACGGTGAAGGTTTATCACGAGATCGACCATGACCGGGTCGACTTGGTGGTCACCGGCATTTGCGCGAACAAGCTCGACAGCAGTCGGGCGATCTGCAATTTGATTACCGAGTTGCGTGAAGACCTCAAGCACACCCACACCCATGCCCCGGCCCTCAAACGAGCCGGTGCGCGTCCTTTCTATTAA
- a CDS encoding ParD-like family protein, translating to MGIVKITDQLHEQLRLASATMDRSINAQAEFWIKIGLLAELNPHLAYNDLINKLLLDKPDLIRGRAQ from the coding sequence ATGGGCATCGTCAAGATCACCGACCAATTGCACGAACAACTCCGTCTGGCCAGCGCCACCATGGACCGTTCCATCAACGCCCAGGCCGAGTTCTGGATCAAGATCGGCCTGCTCGCCGAGCTCAATCCGCACCTGGCCTATAACGACCTGATCAACAAGCTGTTGCTGGACAAACCCGACCTGATCCGGGGGCGCGCGCAATGA
- a CDS encoding magnesium transporter CorA family protein: protein MIQRFELTDGKLYNSLGDGGDVLLFSNPDPHERKYLRDCYKLDEHALASALDPDEVSRIEFHPDNLFLIWKRPENYSGGGNLVFEVSSCGLLFSGDQLLVIATDDSQLSGLGARRPLRTPLDVLLDLLLNNIHHYLGHLKVIKMVARELQQQFNASMSNRHLMQMFNLSESLIYYINALHSNGAVLTRLRNHGEKEHFSAETLGLIDDLIIENNQCYKQAEIYSNVFSGLIDARGNLMNNSMNNLLRKLTLINVVFLPLNLIASVGGMSEFSMMTAGTPWWISYPLFMAAMGLGAGLMVLGLKRIAGSGDKAV, encoded by the coding sequence ACCCCCACGAGCGCAAGTACCTGCGCGACTGCTACAAGCTCGATGAACACGCCCTGGCTTCGGCGCTGGACCCGGACGAAGTGTCGCGCATCGAGTTCCACCCCGATAACCTGTTCCTGATCTGGAAGCGCCCGGAGAACTATTCCGGCGGCGGCAACCTGGTGTTTGAAGTATCGTCCTGCGGCCTGTTGTTTTCCGGGGACCAACTCCTGGTGATCGCCACCGACGACAGCCAGCTTTCCGGGCTGGGGGCGCGCCGGCCATTGCGCACGCCGCTGGATGTGTTGCTGGACTTGCTGCTCAACAACATCCATCACTACCTGGGCCACCTCAAGGTGATCAAGATGGTCGCCCGGGAACTGCAGCAGCAGTTCAATGCATCGATGAGCAATCGCCACCTGATGCAGATGTTCAACCTCAGCGAAAGCCTGATCTATTACATCAACGCCCTGCACAGCAACGGCGCGGTGCTGACGCGCCTGCGCAACCATGGGGAAAAGGAACATTTCAGCGCTGAAACACTGGGCCTGATCGATGACCTGATTATCGAGAACAACCAGTGCTACAAGCAGGCGGAGATTTACTCCAACGTGTTCTCCGGGCTGATCGACGCCCGGGGCAACCTGATGAACAACAGCATGAACAACCTGCTGCGCAAGCTGACGCTGATCAACGTGGTGTTCCTGCCGTTGAACCTGATCGCCAGCGTGGGCGGGATGTCGGAGTTCAGCATGATGACGGCGGGCACGCCGTGGTGGATTTCGTACCCGTTGTTCATGGCCGCGATGGGACTCGGGGCGGGGTTGATGGTGCTGGGGTTGAAGCGGATTGCGGGGAGTGGTGACAAGGCAGTATGA